One Terriglobia bacterium genomic region harbors:
- a CDS encoding aspartate ammonia-lyase, producing the protein MATQNFRQEKDSIGIKEIPADVYYGVQTARAVENYPISGMRAHPSLIRAIGMVKYAAAEANKSLDLVDSKRADAIMSAAKEVMDGKWNASFVVDVFQAGAGVSFHMNSNEVIANRATELMGGKLGEYTVHPNDHVNYGQSTNDVFPTSMRVATLLELEKLYPVLDALAAALEAKGNSFHSIMKSGRTHMQDAVPIRLGQEFAAYAVAMRKALGDIRHASDSLRELGLGGSAVGTGINTHPDYRAKAVANLAKLSGQKLTPADDMRWAMQSNACMAQVSSSLRNLALEIIRISNDLRLISSGPNTGFAEVNLPGLQPGSSIMPGKINPVMPELAAMVSFQVVGNDAAVAMAVQAGQLELNVMMPTMAYNVLQSITILTNMLHVFTEKCIKGLTANEKRNNFYAQSTVSLATALNPYIGYQKAAEIVKESVATGRSIIDIARDKKLLSEKEIEEILDPVSMTEPQYPKEAAKHREEVKAKK; encoded by the coding sequence ATGGCTACCCAGAACTTCCGCCAGGAAAAAGATTCCATCGGCATCAAAGAGATCCCCGCTGACGTTTACTACGGCGTGCAGACCGCGCGCGCGGTGGAGAACTATCCCATCTCCGGGATGCGGGCGCATCCTTCGCTGATCCGCGCCATCGGCATGGTGAAGTATGCCGCCGCCGAAGCCAACAAGTCGCTCGACCTTGTGGACTCCAAGCGCGCGGACGCCATCATGTCCGCCGCCAAGGAAGTCATGGACGGCAAGTGGAACGCTTCCTTCGTGGTGGACGTGTTCCAGGCCGGCGCCGGCGTCAGCTTCCACATGAATTCCAACGAGGTCATCGCCAACCGCGCCACGGAGTTGATGGGCGGTAAGCTGGGCGAATACACCGTCCATCCCAATGACCACGTGAATTACGGCCAATCCACCAATGACGTGTTTCCCACCAGCATGCGCGTAGCCACGCTGCTGGAGCTGGAAAAACTTTATCCCGTGCTGGACGCCCTGGCCGCAGCGCTCGAAGCCAAGGGAAACTCATTCCACAGCATCATGAAGTCGGGCCGCACGCACATGCAGGACGCGGTGCCCATTCGCCTGGGCCAGGAATTCGCCGCCTACGCGGTGGCGATGCGCAAAGCTCTGGGCGATATTCGCCATGCGTCGGATTCTCTGCGTGAACTGGGCCTGGGCGGATCGGCCGTGGGCACCGGCATCAACACCCATCCTGACTATCGCGCCAAGGCCGTTGCCAACTTGGCGAAACTCTCCGGCCAGAAACTTACGCCGGCCGACGACATGCGCTGGGCCATGCAATCGAATGCCTGCATGGCGCAGGTTTCATCGTCGCTGAGGAACCTGGCGCTGGAGATCATCCGCATCTCCAACGACCTGCGTTTGATTTCCTCCGGCCCCAACACCGGCTTTGCTGAAGTCAACCTGCCCGGGCTGCAGCCCGGCTCTTCCATCATGCCGGGCAAGATCAATCCCGTGATGCCGGAACTGGCGGCTATGGTGTCATTTCAGGTGGTCGGCAACGATGCGGCCGTGGCAATGGCGGTGCAGGCGGGTCAGCTCGAACTGAACGTGATGATGCCGACCATGGCTTACAACGTCCTGCAGTCCATCACCATCCTGACAAACATGTTGCACGTGTTCACCGAGAAGTGCATCAAGGGCCTTACCGCCAACGAAAAGCGCAACAACTTTTACGCGCAGAGCACCGTGTCGCTGGCCACGGCGCTGAATCCGTATATCGGATACCAGAAAGCGGCGGAGATTGTGAAGGAGTCCGTCGCCACGGGCCGCTCCATCATTGACATTGCCCGCGACAAGAAGCTGCTCAGCGAAAAGGAGATTGAAGAAATCCTTGATCCGGTAAGCATGACCGAACCGCAATATCCGAAAGAGGCGGCGAAGCATCGAGAAGAGGTGAAGGCGAAGAAGTAG
- the tnpA gene encoding IS200/IS605 family transposase, protein MSHSYAQNHIHLVFSTKNREKLLARDFLPRLWAYTAAVCKNHDLLTFAVGGMEDHIHLLFRLPPTMTLANAVTLIKSNSSKWIGEQGKSFAWQEGYGAFAVSSSNVAAVIKYIDNQEAHHRKLSFEDEFISLLKKHGVPFDPKYVFG, encoded by the coding sequence ATGTCTCACAGCTACGCACAGAACCATATCCATCTGGTGTTCAGCACGAAAAATCGCGAGAAGCTCCTGGCCAGGGACTTTCTGCCGCGCCTGTGGGCTTACACAGCGGCCGTCTGCAAGAACCATGACCTGCTGACGTTTGCCGTAGGCGGCATGGAAGACCACATCCATCTCCTCTTCCGTTTGCCTCCCACCATGACGTTGGCCAACGCCGTGACCCTCATCAAATCCAATTCTTCAAAATGGATCGGGGAACAAGGCAAGAGCTTTGCGTGGCAGGAAGGATACGGGGCCTTCGCCGTGAGTTCCTCCAATGTTGCGGCCGTGATCAAGTACATTGATAACCAGGAAGCACATCACCGCAAGCTCAGTTTTGAAGATGAATTCATATCGTTGTTGAAAAAACACGGCGTGCCGTTTGATCCGAAATATGTATTTGGTTAG
- a CDS encoding four helix bundle protein → MKDFRDLKVWEKAHVLALACYEATKPFPREEIFGLVSQIRRSGSSIPANIAEGCGRPGNAELHRFLQIAMGSASELEYHLMLSRDLTYLKNDVYERMQPQVEEVKRMLASLLRKIDSERV, encoded by the coding sequence ATGAAAGATTTTCGAGATTTGAAAGTTTGGGAAAAGGCGCATGTATTGGCGCTTGCGTGCTATGAAGCCACAAAGCCCTTTCCGCGAGAAGAGATTTTCGGACTGGTCTCACAAATCCGCCGATCTGGTTCGTCCATCCCGGCCAATATTGCTGAAGGTTGTGGCCGCCCAGGAAACGCAGAGCTCCACCGCTTTCTACAGATTGCAATGGGTTCTGCGAGTGAGCTCGAATACCACTTAATGTTGTCCAGAGATTTGACATATCTCAAGAATGACGTCTACGAACGAATGCAACCTCAGGTCGAAGAAGTAAAACGAATGCTGGCTTCCCTTCTTCGGAAAATCGATTCGGAACGCGTGTGA